A part of Oncorhynchus kisutch isolate 150728-3 linkage group LG2, Okis_V2, whole genome shotgun sequence genomic DNA contains:
- the LOC109903326 gene encoding cell surface A33 antigen, whose product MILFFILAVFSSARGLQVTIGQPTYEVARGDDVTLLCSFIPAAQPNPSTLVIITWSMEADSPVDPKIVIATFYSIKNQVDIKPSYKDRAEMTHDITGGRSTLTLRKVSMQDNRLWQCRVQIPGDEEGTPSTTTELVVLVAPSVPVVSVQGEAEYWNNINLTCVSEEGSPAPTYSWKTNDVTNTPRVFPPRTTEKNGVLSLFNISMETSGFFICTATNQVRSASSNFTLTVMPPSMKVGSTVAIIGGVVAGFLVLGLSYTAAGRRGTNLNRRMFKVFQKW is encoded by the exons ATGATACTATTTTTCATACTTGCAG TTTTCTCCTCTGCCAGAGGCCTACAGGTGACCATTGGACAACCTACATATGAGGTTGCGCGAGGCGATGATGTCACCCTGCTGTGTAGTTTCATTCCTGCTGCACAACCCAACCCCTCCACGTTGGTCATCATCACATGGTCCATGGAGGCTGATAGCCCTGTTGATCCGAAG ATTGTTATTGCCACATTCTACTCTATCAAAAATCAAGTGGACATCAAGCCTTCCTATAAAGACCGAGCAGAGATGACCCATGACATCACTGGAGGGCGGAGCACCCTGACCCTCCGCAAGGTGTCCATGCAGGACAACAGGCTGTGGCAGTGCAGGGTGCAGATCCCTGGAGACGAGGAGGGGACGCCTTCCACCACCACCGAACTAGTGGTCCTTG TGGCTCCCTCTGTGCCCGTCGTCAGCGTACAGGGCGaagcagagtactggaacaacATCAACCTGACCTGTGTGTCTGAGGAGGGCTCCCCCGCGCCGACCTATAGCTGGAAAACAAACGATGTCACGAATACTCCCAGAGTATTCCCACCGAGGACCACTGAGA AGAATGGTGTTCTATCTCTGTTTAATATCTCCATGGAGACTTCTGGTTTCTTCATCTGCACCGCGACCAACCAGGTCCGATCTGCCAGCTCAAACTTCACCCTCACTGTCATGCCCC CCTCCATGAAGGTCGGGTCCACAGTAGCCATCATCGGAGGGGTCGTAGCTGGGTTCCTGGTCCTGGGATTGTCATATACTGCTGCAGGAAGAAGAGGAACAAATCTAAACAGGAGAATGTTCAAGG tgttCCAGAAGTGGTGA